In Actinoplanes derwentensis, the following proteins share a genomic window:
- a CDS encoding 3-hydroxyacyl-CoA dehydrogenase family protein: protein MAGRLAVIGSGLMGSGIAQVSAQAGWQVTMRDVDDASLNRGMTAIRDSLSRFAAKGRITEEDVAATLARITPTTDLDAAADADVVVEAIYEKVEAKHEVFKALDKICKAGAILGTNTSAIPITQIATVTQRPESVVGIHFFSPVPMMKLVELVRGYQTSDATLAAARAYAEGVGKTCVVVERDVAGFVSNRLFSAILVEAIQLVESGVVSAADLDTVMKLGFGHAMGPLATVDLTGLDVMLNAAGNIYRDTADEKFFPPELLQRMVQAGHLGRKTGKGFYTYE, encoded by the coding sequence ATGGCAGGTCGTCTCGCGGTCATCGGATCCGGTCTGATGGGCTCCGGCATCGCCCAGGTCTCGGCGCAGGCCGGATGGCAGGTCACCATGCGGGACGTCGACGACGCCTCGCTCAACCGCGGCATGACCGCGATCCGGGACTCACTGAGCCGGTTCGCGGCCAAGGGCCGGATCACCGAAGAGGACGTGGCGGCGACCCTCGCCCGGATCACCCCGACCACCGACCTCGACGCGGCCGCCGACGCCGACGTGGTGGTCGAGGCGATCTACGAGAAGGTCGAGGCCAAGCACGAGGTATTCAAGGCCCTCGACAAGATCTGCAAGGCCGGTGCGATCCTCGGCACCAACACCTCGGCCATCCCGATCACCCAGATCGCCACCGTCACGCAGCGCCCCGAGTCGGTCGTCGGCATCCACTTCTTCTCGCCGGTCCCGATGATGAAACTGGTCGAGCTGGTTCGGGGCTACCAGACCTCCGACGCCACCCTGGCCGCCGCCCGCGCCTACGCGGAGGGTGTCGGCAAGACCTGTGTCGTGGTCGAGCGGGACGTCGCCGGGTTCGTCTCCAACCGGCTCTTCTCCGCGATCCTGGTCGAGGCCATCCAGCTCGTCGAGTCGGGTGTGGTCTCCGCGGCCGACCTGGACACCGTGATGAAGCTGGGCTTCGGCCACGCGATGGGCCCGCTCGCCACCGTCGACCTCACCGGCCTCGACGTGATGCTCAACGCGGCGGGCAACATCTACCGGGACACCGCCGACGAGAAGTTCTTCCCGCCGGAGCTGCTGCAGCGCATGGTCCAGGCCGGTCACCTGGGCCGCAAGACCGGCAAGGGCTTCTATACGTACGAATAG